In the Chroococcidiopsis sp. SAG 2025 genome, one interval contains:
- a CDS encoding Gfo/Idh/MocA family oxidoreductase, with translation MLDDQIQIGIVGTGYAAKLRAESFGQDERSRVVAITGHTPEKTATFSQTYQAQAVDSWQQLVAREDIDLVVICTINSDHGAIAKAALQNHKHVVVEYPLALDVAEAEEIIALAKTQNRLLHVEHIELLGGLHQALKQYLPQVGSPFYARYSTMNPQRPAPRRWTYNQEMFGFPLCGALSRIHRLTDLFGTVETISCQNRYWGTDPESFFQVCLCTAQIRFTSGAIAEVSYGKGETLWQNERKFEVHADRGGLIFDKDDGVLIQAEETTKIDIGSRRGLFAKDTGMVLDRLHTGAPLYVSPTESLYALKVADAARRSAQTKETIAM, from the coding sequence ATGCTCGATGACCAAATTCAGATCGGAATAGTAGGTACTGGCTATGCAGCGAAGTTAAGAGCAGAATCTTTTGGACAAGACGAGCGATCGCGTGTCGTTGCAATTACTGGGCATACTCCTGAAAAGACAGCAACCTTTAGTCAGACGTATCAAGCTCAAGCGGTTGATTCTTGGCAACAGTTAGTAGCACGGGAAGATATCGATCTCGTTGTTATTTGTACGATTAACTCAGATCATGGAGCAATCGCCAAAGCTGCTTTACAGAACCACAAGCACGTCGTTGTAGAATATCCTTTGGCTTTGGATGTAGCGGAAGCAGAGGAAATTATTGCTCTAGCTAAAACTCAAAATCGGTTATTGCACGTCGAACATATTGAGTTACTCGGTGGCTTACACCAAGCCTTAAAACAGTATTTACCACAAGTTGGTAGCCCGTTCTACGCCCGTTACAGCACGATGAATCCCCAACGCCCCGCGCCTCGACGTTGGACTTACAATCAAGAGATGTTTGGCTTTCCTCTATGTGGAGCGCTATCGAGAATCCATCGCCTTACAGATTTATTCGGTACGGTTGAGACTATCAGTTGTCAAAATCGTTATTGGGGTACAGATCCCGAGTCATTTTTTCAAGTGTGTTTGTGTACGGCACAAATTCGATTTACTAGCGGAGCGATTGCCGAAGTTAGTTATGGTAAAGGGGAAACTTTGTGGCAAAACGAGCGCAAATTTGAGGTTCACGCTGACCGAGGTGGTTTGATTTTTGATAAGGATGATGGTGTTTTAATTCAAGCAGAGGAAACAACAAAAATTGACATTGGTTCTCGACGTGGATTATTTGCTAAAGATACAGGTATGGTATTAGATCGTTTACATACGGGTGCGCCTTTGTACGTGTCTCCAACTGAAAGTTTGTATGCTCTGAAAGTTGCAGATGCAGCGCGGCGATCGGCTCAGACGAAGGAGACGATTGCGATGTAG
- a CDS encoding AmpG family muropeptide MFS transporter: MTAMRSLLQVFQSRKMAALLLLGFASGLPLFLTSRTLQIWMKESNIDLGVIGWFSLVALPYSLKFLWSPVLDRFVPPFLGRRRGWLAITQVGLIVAIAALALQQPTQDVRGLNLLAITALIVSFFSATQDIVGDAYRTDVLKPQELETGASVWVLGYRMALLVTSFLALVLADYLPWQIVYLLMAALMGVGLFTTFWSPQPENDILEERSPPTVKDIVFLIGGGLLISGLLLAVGTGYLPLPIFYWIVAALIVAWLATSFLLPTKTREIATERSPQTLQEAVYLPFQEFFQRQGLGAGILILLFILLYKLGDALVGNMANPFLVDLGFSKSAIGAIQGGMGFLATTVGVLIGGVILTKIGINRALWGFGILQLMSNLGYYALAIAGKNSSLLVIAINIENFCAGLVTVVTVAYLMSLCDRRFTTTQFALFSSLMAMSRDILAGPAGEIAKATGWATFFLLTIVAAIPGLLLLPIVAPWNSKYILPRPGLDEEDWQQL; the protein is encoded by the coding sequence GTGACAGCAATGCGATCGCTGCTACAAGTTTTTCAAAGTCGCAAAATGGCGGCTTTGCTACTGCTGGGTTTTGCTTCGGGTTTGCCTTTGTTTTTAACGAGTCGAACTTTGCAAATCTGGATGAAGGAGTCAAATATCGATTTGGGGGTTATTGGCTGGTTCAGCTTGGTGGCTTTACCCTATTCTTTGAAGTTTTTGTGGTCGCCTGTTTTGGATCGGTTTGTTCCTCCGTTTTTGGGGCGCAGGCGGGGGTGGTTGGCGATAACTCAAGTTGGGTTAATTGTAGCGATCGCTGCTTTGGCATTGCAACAACCTACCCAAGATGTACGAGGATTAAATTTATTGGCAATTACTGCTTTAATTGTTTCTTTTTTCAGTGCAACTCAAGATATCGTCGGCGATGCTTATCGGACTGATGTATTGAAGCCACAAGAATTAGAAACTGGTGCATCTGTTTGGGTACTTGGCTATCGTATGGCGTTGTTAGTCACGAGTTTTTTAGCTTTAGTTTTAGCCGATTATTTACCTTGGCAAATTGTGTATTTGTTAATGGCTGCTTTGATGGGAGTCGGACTATTTACAACTTTTTGGTCGCCCCAACCAGAAAACGATATTTTAGAGGAGCGATCGCCTCCTACGGTTAAAGATATAGTTTTCTTAATTGGAGGAGGCTTATTAATTTCAGGACTACTTTTAGCAGTAGGGACGGGTTATCTACCTTTGCCAATCTTCTATTGGATAGTTGCAGCCCTGATTGTTGCGTGGTTAGCTACCTCATTTTTATTACCAACAAAAACTAGGGAAATAGCCACAGAGCGATCGCCACAAACATTACAAGAAGCAGTTTATTTACCTTTTCAAGAATTTTTTCAGCGTCAAGGACTTGGCGCAGGAATTCTAATTCTACTATTTATCTTGCTTTATAAGTTGGGAGATGCCTTAGTAGGAAATATGGCAAATCCATTTTTAGTAGATTTAGGTTTTAGTAAAAGCGCAATTGGCGCAATTCAAGGAGGAATGGGATTTTTAGCCACAACTGTAGGAGTATTAATTGGTGGAGTTATTTTAACCAAAATTGGAATAAATCGTGCCTTGTGGGGATTTGGAATTCTGCAACTGATGAGTAATTTAGGCTATTATGCCCTAGCGATCGCGGGAAAAAATAGCTCGTTACTAGTCATAGCAATTAATATTGAAAATTTCTGTGCTGGCTTAGTCACAGTCGTAACTGTTGCTTACCTAATGAGCCTGTGCGATCGCCGCTTTACCACAACTCAATTTGCCTTATTTTCGAGTTTAATGGCAATGAGTAGAGATATTTTAGCTGGACCTGCTGGGGAAATTGCCAAAGCAACAGGTTGGGCAACATTCTTTTTACTGACAATAGTTGCTGCCATACCAGGACTGTTACTTTTACCTATCGTTGCCCCTTGGAACTCGAAGTATATATTACCTAGACCAGGACTAGATGAAGAAGACTGGCAACAGTTGTAG
- a CDS encoding GNAT family N-acetyltransferase codes for MTQQLLPGYSIHSGTNQDRSLLIQFMQQSYREIFPEQNFAHLTRTVEQYFSRDTPLWWVTEGSRDELGAESSEELTFSHAPHTTHHAPLKVACLWVGNAVDQVKGDRHTYIFLLYVKPEHRQRGIGKALMRYLEDWARTKGDRQIGLQVFQSNTLALDLYHKLGYQIQSHWMIKTLEEGSREQGTGSREE; via the coding sequence GTGACTCAACAGCTACTACCAGGCTACTCAATCCATTCTGGCACTAACCAGGATCGATCGTTGCTGATCCAATTCATGCAGCAGAGTTACCGAGAAATCTTTCCCGAACAAAACTTTGCTCATCTCACCCGCACCGTCGAGCAATATTTTTCTAGAGATACACCTTTATGGTGGGTGACTGAAGGGAGCAGGGACGAGCTGGGAGCAGAGAGTAGTGAAGAACTTACCTTTTCTCACGCACCACACACCACACACCACGCACCACTCAAAGTCGCTTGCTTGTGGGTAGGAAATGCCGTAGATCAAGTTAAAGGCGATCGCCATACATATATATTCTTACTCTACGTCAAACCAGAACATAGACAACGAGGTATCGGTAAAGCATTGATGAGATATCTTGAAGATTGGGCGCGGACAAAAGGCGATCGGCAAATTGGTCTACAAGTCTTCCAATCTAATACCCTAGCCCTAGATCTATACCACAAACTAGGCTATCAAATTCAGTCCCATTGGATGATCAAAACACTCGAGGAAGGGAGCAGGGAGCAGGGAACAGGGAGCAGGGAAGAATAA